The following nucleotide sequence is from Tachyglossus aculeatus isolate mTacAcu1 chromosome 11, mTacAcu1.pri, whole genome shotgun sequence.
tgactttgggcaagtcacttaacttctctgttcctcagttccctcatctgtaaaatggggatgaagactgtgagccccatgtgggacaacctaatcaccttgtatcccccccagtgcttagaacagtgctttgtacatagtaagcgcttaataaatgccattattattattattaactgggattagaacccagacccttttgactcccaggaccatgcttttatgcactaggccatgctgggcatctactgtgtgcagagcactggattgagcacctacttggtgcagcgtgctgtattgggtgcttattgtatgtagagcactgttccaggcacagAGCCTTCTATTGAGCACCTGAGAGCATACAATAGAAGTACAAAGCATGACCTCTGCTCTCAAGAAAcataatctaatggaggaggcaaACAGTCAAGAGTGGGTAGGGGCACCCAGGTCTGGACAGGAACTTGGTCCAGAGTCAcctcctcacctcacctcctcatGACCCTCACCTCCTCATGGTTCTTCTTGAGGTAGGCCAGCTCCTCCTTCAGCCCTTCAATCTGCATCTCCAGGTCGGCCCGGGACAGGGTCAGCTCGTCCAGGACACGGCGCAGCCCATTGATGTCGGTCTCCACGTTCATGCGCAGGGCCAGCTCCGTCTCATACCTGACAGAAAAGATACCATTTGAGCTTCCTGTGctccagggaggagagaaagtccATCTGTTCTGGGCAGGGTTGGGGTGGAGGTGGCTGGactaggggaagagagagggggagatcaGTCTAAGAGTCCCTTTGGAGGCatcaatcaaaggaatttattgagagcttactgtgtgcagagcacttgagaaagttcaaCACAATAGAGATGCTATCAACCAAGGCATGGAGGGGCAAgagacattccagacagagaatCCGATGGCATCATAAGATTCACAGGCCCAGACACTTCTATCACAGTCATCTATGCGTCTGacgtctgcctgtctccccccctccctttctTTGGTCTGTCTAGCTGGGAACCTGTCCGTCTCTCAATCTATCTACATGCTTTACCGTCTGTTTGTCCGCCTGAGCTTACTTCAGGGGTCTTGGAGGagaccagagagacagacaccagaAATGGAGAACAGGAATGGGTGAGACTGGAGAGGTGGGTCAGGCCCCCTCTGATCAAAGAACCTTTAGTTTTTCCAatccacaccaccaccaccatcactgcCAGGAAAAgcctcttcacctctctgggacaAGTGTGTATAAAAATCCTTGCCTCACTGGGATGTTGGGTCAATCTTAATACAAGGCTCTGcgcatagcaggcgcttaataaaaataCTCTTGATTAAGCAATCAAAAGTACTTATTAAACATCCAGACGATTATACCATACGCACATTACCTTCCGCTTGGAAGAGCATaagagaattagaagacatgatccctgtctttaaggatcttacactcaagtggcagagtgtggaatgagcactggcttgggagtcaagggatctggattctaatctcagttctgccacattcctgctgcTTGACTCTGGGCGAATCTCtgtttccaaatctgtaaaatggggatcagatacctgttctccctcccccttaaactatgaaactccatgtgggacaggaactgtgtcctgtcttgtatctttcccagtgactaacccatagtaagagcttaacaaatataatcataataattatggtatttgttaagttcttactatgtggcaggtattgttctaaactctgggatagatacgaggtaatcaggttggacacagcccctgtcccatatggggctcacagtctaagtccccattttacagatgagctaactgaggcccagggaagtgaagtcacttacccaaggacatacagcagacaagtggagccgagattagaaccaatgaccttctgaatcccagacctgtcctctgcccattaagccatactacttatcacagttattaattaCTAAGACaggcattataataaattatactGGGGGGAGCAATAGATTATAACAAAATGTACATAAGCATTTCGGGGGTATACGAACCTATGTGATATGAAAGTGCTGAAGCAGCAGTTGGGGGATAGACAGAGAATGAGGAGATGAGaaactaattggggaaggcctcctggagaagatctgATTTCAAAAGGcctttgtagatggggagagaaatggtctgtcagatgtggaggggagggagtttcaggcaggagcatgagcaagagattggcagtgggagaaaagagaatgagacacagtgattaggttagcttgagaggaatgaagtgtgtctTCTGgtatatagtgggagaagagataagAATCACGGTGAAAGTTGTCTGAATGCATTAAAGCAGAGTTCCTTCTTGATGCAGAGAAGACTAAGTAACCATTGGAAGATTTTGAGTGGGAAAGtcatgtgcagaatgatgttttagagaaatgatcagggcaacagtgtgaagtatggcccggagaggggagaagcaggaggcagggaggtcagtgaggaggctgatgcagtagttgagtcaggattggcaagtgcttagaccaatgaGGTGGTCacttggatggagatgaaggggtggattctagagatgttgtggaggaagaaatggcaggatttggtgaccgtcTGTTATCCCTGGTGATTAAGAGCTTTAGGAATTCAAAGTGCTTGGCAGGCACAATGGATGATGCAGATAAGTCAAGGGAGCAGTGGCACCACTCCCACAGGCCTTTGggtccccctcccctgctctgggAATGCTCCACAGATGCTGGATAgttgccactgattgatccattGTCCGACTGATTGACCGACACTCACTTGGTCTTAAAGTCATCCGCTGCCAGCCGGGCATTGTCCATCTGCAGGACGAGCTTGGAATTCTCGATGGTTGCCCCCAGGATCTGGGAAGTAGGAAGTTGGCAGAGTTAACACACCAGAAAACCAGAGGGACGGCTGCCTgcactgccctgccctgccttgtCCTAGAGGGCGGGGAGTCTCCAAAGGTCCGCCCCGGTCCTGGGAGGGGTCTGAAGCTCGCtgggtcccggggtggggggagacttaTCCCGCGGGGGACCCAGGGTCAGCGAATTCCCCAGCACCTTCAGATCTCTGTGGGCATCAGCTTCCCCGACTCCTAGGCCAGCGAGGCCGCAGAgatgggtggaggggaggtggggtgagacAGGTGCGGGGCCTGTCCTTCCCGGAGAACCACCGCTCACCACTCCCTGCTAGGGAGCAGACAGGTACCTTCAGACCCCACGGGGCGGGACAGGTGTCTGCGCCGGCTCCGTTAGGCCGGGCTGGGCGGGGTTGAGGCGGCTCCCCCTGGGCGGGGAGCAGCAaatcccgcccccggccccaccccgggaggagaggaggggcgcAGGGAGGTCTCTTCGGCCGGagctgccctcccccttccccaggtcCGCGCTGCGGCCCGCCCCGCCCAAGATACACAGACCAGACTCAGTTCCGGCTCTGGCTCGGGGCAGAGACAATaaactcttccccccaccccttccaggcCCACTCGGCGCTCTGGAGGTGGTTGGCAGGCCTGGTAGCTGGAGGTGGTTGGCAGGCCTGGTATCAGGAGGTTGTTGGCAGGCCTGGTATCAGATACCCTTTCCCCTACCCCCTGTCCTGGCCCCCCACGACCCCTACCTTCTGTCCTGCCGTCCACAGCACCTTGCCCTCTTCCCTACCCACCCCCCGCAACCCCTGCCCTTTGTCCtgctcgcccgtcccgccgtcgacccccagcccacatcatccaggaatgccctccctccgcacagccgccaagcgagctcccttcctcccttcaaagccctcccgagagctcacctcctccaggaggccttcccacactaagccccctccccatccccccgccttacctccttcccctccccacagcacctgtatatatgtttgtacgtatttattactctatcgatttattttattttgttaatgtgttgtgttttgttgtcagtctcccccttctagactgtgagcccgccgttgggtagggaccgtctctatatgttgccaacttgtacttcccaagagcttagtacagtgctctgcacacagtaagcgctcaataaatacgaatgaatgaatgaatgtcctgtcgTCTGCagcaccctgccctcttccctacCCACCTCCAGCAGTCCCTGACCTCTGCCCTGTCCTCCAAGGGACCCTACCCTCCGTCTTTCCCCCCCACTCATcaacccctgccctgccccccgaGGGCTCTGCCTtctgccctgtcctccccccacctcccaacgAATTCCCGGCCCTCTGGACCCCAAgctctccgtcctggccccctgccccgccGTGTACCCCCTTGCCCAGGCCAACCTTGTCCCGCAGCTCCTCGATGGTGCGGTAATAAGCGCCGTAGTCGCGGACGGGCCCGGGGCCCTGCTTCAGATACCAGTCACGGATCTTGACCTCCAGGTCGGCGTTGGCCTCCTCCAGGGCCCGCACCTTCTCCAGGTAGGAGGCCAGGCGGTCGTTGAGGTTCTGCATGGTGGCCTTCTCCCCGCCGGCCAGGAGCCCGCCTTCAGCCCCGGCCCCGGAGGACACGAAGCGGGCGGAGGAGATGGACACCCCGCGGCCCCCCGAGCCACCGTGGATGCTGGGGGCCCTGAAGGTGGCCCCGCCGAAGCGGCCCGAGGGGCCACTGCTGCTACTGTAGGCCGTGGAGACATAGGCGTTGCGGGCGCGGAAGGCCATAGCCGGGCTAGTGGACAATAACTGGGACAGGTGCAGGTGTGGGAAGCCGCTCCCCGCAGGCCTTTTTATGCCGGCGACACtgggggcggaggcgggggcgGTCCGAGCCCGAGGAATGTGCCGGCTTAGTGTGCCAACCCCGGCTCCCTTCTCCCATTGGTCAGTGCCCCCCGTCCAGCACATAGCCGGGGAATTCACACCTGGGGAGGGACGAGGCGGGGACTGGGGACCGCTCCGGCCCGGGGTGGGGCAGTTAGCcgcaaaggaaagggagagagggactcTGTTCTACCGCCGTGCCCTGGGGCGAGgcagagtgggggagaggggaagcctgcttattattattattatgatgatgatagtatttgttaagcgcttactatgtgcaaagcactgttataagcgctggggaggttacaaggtgatcaggttgtcccacaggggggccctcacagttttaatccccattttacagatgaggcccatgggttcgaatcctgactccgccacatatctgctgtgtgaccttgggcaagtcatttaacttctctgggcctcagttccctcatct
It contains:
- the LOC119934099 gene encoding keratin, type I cytoskeletal 19-like: MAFRARNAYVSTAYSSSSGPSGRFGGATFRAPSIHGGSGGRGVSISSARFVSSGAGAEGGLLAGGEKATMQNLNDRLASYLEKVRALEEANADLEVKIRDWYLKQGPGPVRDYGAYYRTIEELRDKILGATIENSKLVLQMDNARLAADDFKTKYETELALRMNVETDINGLRRVLDELTLSRADLEMQIEGLKEELAYLKKNHEEEMNALSGQMGGQVSVEVDSAPGVDLGKVLTDMRDQYEEMAEKNRKDAEAWFNSKTEELTREVAVHTEQLQTSKSEVTDLRRNLQGLEIELQSQLSMKAALEGTLAETEGRYGVQLAQIQALIGSIEAQLSDVRVDSERQNREYNLLMDIKSRLEQEIGTYRSLLEGQDVHYSNVPSARVL